A stretch of the Streptomyces sp. NBC_00078 genome encodes the following:
- a CDS encoding NCS2 family permease, whose amino-acid sequence MTQQSLEPSTTADDAGEGTRIPAGRSWLDRYFHISKRGSSVAREVRGGVTTFMAMAYILLLNPLILSGKDAAGDMLSQKALITATAFAAAFTTLLMGFVGKVPLALAAGLSVSGVLSSQVAPQMTWPQAMGMCVMYGVVIMLLVVTGLREMIMNAIPLALKHAITMGIGLFIALIGLVKAGFVHQGKATPVTLGPAGELAGWPVLLFAATLLAIFMLQARGVPGAILIGIVGGTVLAVVLNALGVIDPRQWASGAPELHGSAVSMPDFSIFGKVEFGGWGGVGAMTVGMIVFTLVLAGFFDAMATIIGVGTEARLADEQGRMPGLSKALFIDGAGGAIGGVAGASGQTVFVESATGVGEGARTGLSSVITGLFFAACLFFTPLTAIVPGEVAAAALVVIGAMMMMNARHVDWADRATAIPVFLTVVIMPFTYSITAGVAAGVVSYVAIKIAQSKAREIGAFMWGLTLVFLIYFALNPIESWMGVH is encoded by the coding sequence ATGACCCAGCAGTCACTGGAGCCAAGTACCACCGCCGACGATGCGGGTGAAGGAACCCGTATCCCGGCCGGCAGGTCCTGGCTCGACCGGTACTTTCACATATCCAAGCGAGGATCCTCCGTCGCCCGCGAGGTGCGCGGCGGTGTCACCACCTTCATGGCGATGGCATACATCCTCCTGCTCAACCCCCTGATCCTGTCCGGCAAGGACGCGGCCGGGGACATGCTCAGCCAGAAGGCCCTCATCACCGCGACCGCGTTCGCGGCGGCCTTCACCACGCTGCTGATGGGTTTCGTAGGCAAGGTGCCGCTGGCGCTCGCCGCCGGCCTCTCCGTCTCCGGCGTCCTGTCCTCGCAGGTCGCCCCGCAGATGACCTGGCCGCAGGCCATGGGCATGTGCGTGATGTACGGCGTCGTCATCATGCTGCTGGTCGTCACCGGCCTCCGCGAAATGATCATGAACGCGATCCCGCTCGCGCTCAAGCACGCGATCACCATGGGCATCGGCCTGTTCATCGCCCTGATCGGCCTGGTGAAGGCGGGCTTCGTGCACCAGGGCAAGGCGACCCCGGTCACCCTCGGCCCGGCCGGTGAACTCGCGGGCTGGCCGGTGCTGCTCTTCGCGGCCACCCTCCTCGCGATCTTCATGCTCCAGGCGCGAGGCGTCCCCGGTGCGATCCTGATCGGCATCGTCGGCGGCACCGTACTCGCCGTGGTTCTCAACGCACTTGGCGTCATCGACCCCAGGCAGTGGGCGAGCGGCGCCCCCGAACTGCACGGCAGCGCGGTCTCCATGCCGGACTTCTCGATCTTCGGAAAAGTGGAGTTCGGCGGCTGGGGCGGCGTCGGCGCGATGACGGTCGGCATGATCGTGTTCACGCTCGTTCTCGCCGGTTTCTTCGACGCCATGGCCACCATCATCGGCGTCGGCACCGAGGCCAGGCTGGCCGACGAGCAGGGCCGGATGCCGGGCCTGTCCAAGGCGCTGTTCATCGACGGCGCGGGCGGTGCGATCGGCGGCGTCGCGGGCGCCTCCGGGCAGACCGTGTTCGTCGAGTCCGCGACGGGCGTCGGCGAGGGAGCCCGCACGGGCCTCTCCTCCGTCATCACCGGCCTGTTCTTCGCGGCCTGTCTGTTCTTCACCCCGCTGACGGCGATCGTCCCCGGCGAGGTCGCGGCCGCGGCCCTGGTGGTGATCGGCGCCATGATGATGATGAACGCCCGTCATGTGGACTGGGCCGACCGTGCCACCGCGATCCCGGTCTTCCTGACCGTCGTGATCATGCCGTTCACGTACTCCATCACGGCGGGCGTCGCGGCCGGAGTCGTCTCCTACGTCGCCATCAAGATCGCCCAGAGCAAGGCGCGGGAGATCGGCGCCTTCATGTGGGGCCTGACGCTGGTCTTCCTGATCTACTTCGCCCTCAACCCGATCGAGAGTTGGATGGGCGTGCACTGA
- a CDS encoding ABC transporter permease, with translation MSSLPLALRDSTTMLRRNLLHARRYPSLTLNLLLTPVMLLLLFVYIFGDTMSAGIGHGGAGRSEYLAYLVPGILMLTIGSTTIGSAVSVSTDMTEGIIARFRTMAIHRGSVLIGHVVGSVLQCVMSVVLVGAVAVAIGFRSTNATFLDWILALGLLALVSLALTWIAVGMGLVSPNAEAASNNAVPLILLPLLSSAFVPVDAMPGWFRPIAEYQPFTPAIETLRGLLLGTEIGHNGWLAVLWCVGLTVLGYLWSRSLFQRDPK, from the coding sequence ATGAGCTCCCTCCCCCTCGCCCTGCGCGACTCCACCACCATGCTGCGCCGCAACCTCCTGCACGCGCGGCGCTACCCGTCCCTCACCCTGAACCTGCTCCTCACCCCGGTCATGCTGCTGCTCCTCTTCGTCTATATCTTCGGCGACACGATGAGCGCCGGGATCGGGCACGGCGGTGCGGGACGCTCCGAGTACCTCGCGTATCTCGTCCCGGGCATCCTGATGCTGACCATCGGCAGCACCACGATCGGCAGCGCGGTGTCCGTCTCCACCGACATGACCGAGGGCATCATCGCCCGCTTCCGCACGATGGCGATCCACCGCGGTTCGGTGCTCATCGGACACGTCGTCGGCAGCGTGCTGCAGTGCGTGATGAGCGTGGTCCTCGTCGGGGCCGTCGCGGTGGCGATCGGGTTCCGGTCCACGAACGCCACCTTCCTGGACTGGATCCTGGCGCTCGGGCTGCTGGCGCTCGTCTCCCTGGCGCTCACCTGGATCGCGGTCGGCATGGGCCTGGTCAGCCCGAACGCCGAGGCCGCCAGCAACAACGCGGTACCGCTGATCCTGCTGCCACTCCTGTCCAGTGCCTTCGTGCCGGTCGACGCGATGCCGGGCTGGTTCCGGCCGATCGCCGAGTACCAGCCGTTCACGCCGGCCATCGAGACGCTGCGCGGGCTCCTGCTCGGCACCGAGATCGGCCACAACGGATGGCTGGCCGTGCTCTGGTGCGTGGGGCTGACCGTGCTCGGCTACCTCTGGTCCAGGTCACTGTTCCAACGCGACCCGAAGTAG
- a CDS encoding histidine phosphatase family protein yields the protein MPLMCLVRHGQASFGAEDYDALSDLGREQAGAVGAELARRGLRDPLLASGTLTRQRDTARLLAESAGFEKPSIEDPRWNEYDHIALMSRYPHPRPDGRADSRAVQEVLDRALGMWIEDTGETGPVGWPAFASGATAALGALSEALGKGRDAVVVTSGGVLAALCGSLLSLPPASVVALNRVAVNASVTTLVVGGSGTSLLSFNDHAHFAGDRRRLLTYR from the coding sequence ATGCCGCTCATGTGCCTCGTCCGCCACGGCCAGGCCTCCTTCGGTGCGGAGGACTACGACGCCCTGTCGGACCTCGGCCGCGAACAGGCCGGCGCCGTCGGCGCGGAGCTGGCCCGCCGCGGCCTGCGTGACCCGCTGCTCGCCTCCGGCACCCTCACCCGCCAGCGCGACACCGCCCGGCTCCTGGCGGAATCAGCCGGTTTCGAGAAGCCCTCGATCGAGGACCCGCGCTGGAACGAGTACGACCACATCGCCCTGATGTCCCGCTACCCGCACCCCCGGCCGGACGGCCGAGCTGACTCCCGCGCCGTGCAGGAGGTCCTCGACCGTGCCCTCGGGATGTGGATCGAGGACACGGGCGAGACGGGCCCTGTCGGCTGGCCGGCGTTCGCGAGCGGCGCGACCGCGGCGCTCGGCGCGTTGTCCGAAGCTCTCGGCAAGGGCCGCGACGCGGTCGTCGTCACCTCGGGCGGCGTCCTGGCCGCGCTCTGCGGCTCCCTGCTCTCCCTGCCGCCCGCCTCGGTGGTCGCCCTCAACCGCGTCGCAGTCAACGCCTCCGTCACCACCCTCGTCGTGGGAGGCTCCGGGACCAGCCTGCTCAGCTTCAACGACCACGCCCACTTCGCCGGCGACCGGCGCCGACTGCTCACCTACCGCTGA
- a CDS encoding ATP-binding cassette domain-containing protein, with product MPSSVMPTSNRSDGRPAPAAVSATGLRKSYGDKVVLDGIDLRVPAGSVFALLGPNGAGKTTAVNILSTLIAADGGQAQVAGHDVATAPDGVRAAIGVTGQFSAVDGLITGEENMLLMADLHHLSRGERRRTAAELLERFDLVDAARKPAATYSGGMKRRLDIAMTLVGSPRVIFLDEPTTGLDPRARHTMWQIIRELVSDGVTVFLTTQYLDEADELADRIAVLNDGRIAAEGSAEELKRLIPGGHVRLRFTDPAAYQHAASALRETTLPDSRLRPGRATPVDESLALQIPSDGSQRELRSILDRLDAAGVEADELTVHTPDLDDVFFALTGSAATLPDQPKENAR from the coding sequence ATGCCTTCATCTGTCATGCCCACGTCCAACCGGAGCGACGGTCGTCCGGCACCCGCCGCCGTCTCCGCCACCGGTCTGCGCAAGTCGTACGGCGACAAGGTCGTGCTCGACGGGATCGACCTGCGCGTCCCGGCCGGGTCGGTGTTCGCTCTGCTCGGACCGAACGGCGCCGGCAAGACCACCGCCGTGAACATCCTGTCCACGCTCATCGCCGCCGACGGCGGGCAGGCCCAGGTCGCGGGCCACGACGTCGCCACGGCACCGGACGGGGTGCGTGCCGCGATCGGTGTCACCGGCCAGTTCTCCGCCGTCGACGGTCTGATCACCGGCGAGGAGAACATGCTCCTCATGGCCGACCTGCACCACCTCTCCCGCGGTGAGAGGCGGCGCACCGCCGCCGAACTGCTGGAGCGCTTCGACCTCGTCGACGCGGCGAGGAAGCCCGCCGCCACGTACTCAGGCGGCATGAAGCGCCGCCTGGACATCGCCATGACCCTGGTCGGCAGCCCGCGGGTCATCTTCCTCGACGAGCCCACCACCGGCCTCGACCCGCGCGCCCGCCACACCATGTGGCAGATCATCCGCGAACTGGTCTCCGACGGCGTCACCGTCTTCCTCACCACCCAGTACCTGGACGAGGCCGACGAACTCGCCGACCGCATCGCCGTACTCAACGACGGCCGTATCGCCGCCGAGGGCAGCGCAGAGGAACTCAAGCGCCTCATCCCCGGCGGACACGTCCGGCTCCGCTTCACGGACCCGGCCGCGTACCAGCACGCCGCCTCGGCGCTGCGCGAGACCACCCTCCCCGACTCCCGGCTTCGCCCGGGCAGGGCGACCCCCGTCGACGAATCCCTCGCGCTGCAGATCCCCAGCGACGGCAGCCAGCGCGAACTGCGCTCCATTCTCGACCGGTTGGACGCCGCCGGCGTCGAGGCCGACGAGCTGACCGTCCACACCCCCGACCTGGACGACGTGTTCTTCGCCCTGACCGGCAGCGCCGCCACCCTCCCCGACCAGCCCAAGGAGAACGCCCGATGA
- a CDS encoding thiol:disulfide interchange protein DsbA/DsbL: MKKMMRLFAMSTVLTCLLGAASAGPKEGEQYFRLKHPVTGVAARQVAEVFWYDCPDSYKFEKPLEDWAARQSPPVKVVRIPAAWTDQPDQLSYARLFYTLDKLGLAEREALAVFRAVRDQHKDLTTEENVLAWAGTEGLNVRSVRNAYRSEQVDAAVQAAPALRERYQVVEEPTVVVGGRFRTSPIQVGSAADTLSVMDHLYRTAARH; encoded by the coding sequence ATGAAGAAGATGATGCGCCTGTTCGCGATGTCCACCGTCCTCACCTGCCTGCTCGGCGCCGCCTCCGCCGGACCGAAGGAGGGGGAGCAGTACTTCCGGCTCAAGCACCCGGTCACCGGTGTGGCCGCCCGGCAGGTGGCAGAGGTGTTCTGGTACGACTGCCCGGACTCCTACAAGTTCGAGAAGCCGCTGGAGGACTGGGCGGCCCGGCAGAGCCCCCCGGTGAAGGTGGTGCGGATCCCCGCGGCCTGGACCGACCAGCCGGACCAGCTCTCGTACGCCCGTCTCTTCTACACACTGGACAAGCTCGGCCTCGCGGAGCGGGAGGCGCTTGCGGTCTTCCGCGCCGTTCGGGACCAGCACAAGGACCTCACCACCGAGGAGAACGTCCTGGCATGGGCGGGCACGGAGGGGCTCAACGTGAGGTCGGTACGGAACGCCTACAGGTCCGAGCAGGTCGACGCCGCCGTCCAGGCGGCACCTGCGCTCCGTGAGCGCTACCAGGTGGTCGAGGAACCCACCGTGGTCGTGGGCGGGCGTTTCCGCACGTCGCCCATCCAGGTCGGCAGCGCCGCCGACACCCTCTCGGTGATGGACCACCTCTACCGCACCGCGGCGCGCCACTGA
- a CDS encoding xanthine dehydrogenase family protein molybdopterin-binding subunit — MPTNGAPLGTPTKVTQGSKTKGGIGESTLRPDGTLKVTGEFAYSSDMWHEDMLWGQILRSTVAHAEIVSIDTSEALKTPGVYAVMTYDDLPTEVKNYGLEIQDTPVLAHGKVRHHGEPVAIVAADHPETARRAAAKIKVDYRELPVVTDEASATAPDAILIHEGRDDHHSGHVPHPNIVHRQPIVRGNAEEAAKKADFVVKGEYTFGMQDQAFLGPESGLAVPAEDGGVDLYIATQWLHSDLRQIAPVLGLPEDKVRMTLSGVGGAFGGREDLSMQIHACLLALRTGKPVKIVYNRFESFFGHVHRHPAKLSYEHGATKDGKLTHMKARIVLDGGAYASASPAVVGNASSLSVGPYVVDDVDIEAIALYTNNPPCGAMRGFGAVQACFAYEAQMDKLADEVGMDRVAFRQLNAMEQGTLLPTGQPVDSPAPVAELLRRVQAMPLPPERQWESSEGADVRQLPGGLSNTTHGEGVVRGIGYAVGIKNVGFSEGFDDYSTAKVRMEVVGGEPVATVHTAMAEVGQGGVTVHAQIARTELGVAQVTIHPADTQVGSAGSTSASRQTYVTGGAVKNSCELVREKVLELGRRKFGTYHPAWATAELLLEGGKVVTDGGEVLADLVDVLEGEAVEVEAEWRHRPTEAFDLRTGQGNGHVQYSFAAHRAVVEVDTELGLVKVVELACAQDVGKALNPLSVIGQIQGGTTQGLGVAVMEEIIVDPKTAKVKNPSFTDYLIPTILDTPTIPVDVLELADDHAPYGLRGIGEAPTLSSTPAVLAAIRNATGLELNRTPVRPEHLTGTV; from the coding sequence ATGCCTACCAACGGCGCTCCCCTCGGGACTCCCACCAAGGTCACCCAGGGTTCCAAGACCAAGGGCGGCATCGGCGAGTCCACGCTCCGCCCGGACGGCACCCTCAAGGTCACCGGCGAGTTCGCGTACTCGTCGGACATGTGGCACGAGGACATGCTCTGGGGCCAGATCCTCAGATCGACCGTCGCCCACGCGGAGATCGTGTCCATCGACACCAGCGAGGCGCTGAAGACCCCGGGCGTCTACGCCGTCATGACGTACGACGACCTGCCGACCGAGGTGAAGAACTACGGCCTGGAGATCCAGGACACACCCGTCCTCGCGCACGGCAAGGTACGCCACCACGGCGAGCCGGTCGCCATCGTCGCCGCCGACCACCCGGAGACCGCGCGCCGCGCCGCCGCCAAGATCAAGGTCGACTACCGCGAACTCCCGGTCGTCACCGACGAGGCCTCGGCGACCGCGCCCGACGCGATCCTCATCCACGAGGGCCGCGACGACCACCACAGCGGGCACGTCCCGCACCCGAACATCGTCCACCGCCAGCCGATCGTGCGCGGCAACGCCGAAGAGGCCGCCAAGAAGGCCGACTTCGTGGTGAAGGGCGAGTACACCTTCGGGATGCAGGACCAGGCCTTCCTCGGCCCCGAGTCCGGTCTCGCGGTACCCGCCGAGGACGGCGGTGTCGACCTCTACATCGCCACCCAGTGGCTGCACTCCGACCTGCGCCAGATCGCCCCGGTCCTGGGCCTGCCCGAGGACAAGGTGCGGATGACGCTGTCCGGCGTCGGCGGCGCGTTCGGCGGCCGCGAGGACCTGTCGATGCAGATCCACGCCTGCCTGCTCGCCCTGCGCACCGGCAAGCCCGTGAAGATCGTCTACAACCGTTTCGAGTCCTTCTTCGGGCACGTCCACCGCCACCCCGCGAAGCTCTCCTACGAGCACGGCGCCACCAAGGACGGCAAGCTCACGCACATGAAGGCGCGGATCGTCCTGGACGGCGGGGCCTACGCGTCGGCCTCCCCGGCGGTCGTCGGCAACGCCTCCTCACTGAGCGTGGGCCCGTACGTGGTCGACGACGTCGACATCGAGGCCATCGCGCTCTACACCAACAACCCGCCCTGCGGCGCCATGCGCGGCTTCGGCGCGGTCCAGGCGTGCTTCGCCTACGAGGCCCAGATGGACAAGCTCGCCGACGAGGTGGGCATGGACCGGGTCGCGTTCCGGCAGCTCAACGCGATGGAGCAGGGCACGCTCCTGCCGACCGGCCAGCCCGTCGACTCCCCGGCCCCGGTCGCCGAACTCCTGCGCCGCGTGCAGGCGATGCCGCTGCCGCCGGAGCGCCAGTGGGAGAGCAGCGAGGGCGCGGACGTACGGCAGCTGCCCGGCGGTCTGTCCAACACCACGCACGGCGAAGGCGTCGTCCGGGGCATCGGCTACGCGGTCGGCATCAAGAACGTCGGCTTCTCCGAGGGCTTCGACGACTACTCCACCGCCAAGGTCCGGATGGAGGTCGTGGGCGGCGAGCCCGTCGCGACCGTCCACACGGCCATGGCGGAGGTCGGCCAGGGCGGCGTCACCGTCCACGCGCAGATCGCCCGCACCGAGCTGGGCGTCGCGCAGGTGACGATCCACCCGGCGGACACGCAGGTCGGCTCGGCCGGCTCCACCTCGGCCTCCCGCCAGACGTACGTCACCGGCGGCGCCGTCAAGAATTCCTGCGAGCTGGTCCGGGAGAAGGTCCTGGAGCTCGGGCGCCGCAAGTTCGGCACCTACCACCCCGCCTGGGCCACCGCCGAGCTGCTCCTGGAGGGCGGCAAGGTCGTCACCGACGGCGGCGAGGTCCTCGCCGACCTGGTGGACGTGCTCGAAGGCGAGGCGGTCGAGGTCGAGGCCGAGTGGCGCCACCGCCCCACCGAGGCCTTCGACCTGCGCACCGGCCAGGGCAACGGCCATGTGCAGTACTCCTTCGCCGCGCACCGCGCCGTCGTAGAGGTCGACACCGAGCTGGGCCTGGTGAAGGTCGTCGAGCTGGCCTGCGCCCAGGACGTCGGCAAGGCGCTCAACCCGCTGTCCGTCATCGGCCAGATCCAGGGCGGTACGACCCAGGGCCTGGGCGTCGCGGTGATGGAGGAGATCATCGTCGACCCGAAGACGGCGAAGGTCAAAAACCCGTCCTTCACGGACTACCTGATCCCCACGATCCTCGACACGCCGACCATCCCCGTCGATGTGCTCGAACTCGCCGACGACCACGCACCGTACGGGCTGCGCGGCATCGGCGAGGCACCCACCCTGTCCTCGACACCGGCCGTCCTCGCGGCGATCCGGAACGCGACCGGGCTGGAGCTCAACCGCACACCGGTACGTCCGGAACACCTCACCGGCACCGTGTGA
- a CDS encoding PQQ-binding-like beta-propeller repeat protein — MSLSQGEAGSIGGYTLIDRLGSGGMGVVHLALSASGRQVAIKVVHAQYALDEEFRARFRQEVAAARRVSGAFTAPVVDADPGAEQPWMATLYVPGRTLSDIVAKEGPLTGRALRTLALGLVEALRDIHRAGVVHRDLKPSNVLMAEDGPRVIDFGISRAADNEDLTVTGRLIGTPPFMSPEQFAAPRDVTAASDVFSLGSVLVYAATGNRPFDGGSPYLTGYQVMHEQPHLDGVAEPLRTIAERCLAKDPADRPQLAELHGVLQQLPIGATPDLPDLGSGPTVLEFARSPSVPGTAEPRDGTTFGAGATAAGGARRRRRVLLALGTAVAVTAIGLTAAHVVSGGTAADGRAAAGASASGAATPAAGLPAGWRPWRAGLATGKKGDPLDYEESGCVPGDSTAVYCAGTGFTVTRLDAASGRVDWRRGTSPETSLPVGVRDGRVYTYRKPDSTATYITRRLVALDAKTGTELWARPVSEDEPAVLFSRGVVAMDENKTAFVAYDSSGRRLWTAPAKSSAGDACAVTALNGAPYGLCTPADDPGKDGVGLLRLDPADGTAHEVATLPTGARPMGVVDDQLLFLIPKLEESQFAANGTDQPYKALERVDPRTGAVKRVPLPGTPRGTVTLLDGVLYFDRPGGTVTAVRGTDGKQLWQRATEIENLSAPVRSKKFDTLYFANRYGRLLALNPATGAVRWHTAAIRDPGESAEQTTPYVLQVKDAIVAVAGDTAFSVRPDRPAVTAK, encoded by the coding sequence ATGTCGCTGAGCCAGGGGGAAGCCGGGTCCATAGGCGGCTACACGCTGATCGACCGGCTCGGCAGCGGCGGAATGGGCGTCGTCCATCTGGCGCTCTCGGCGTCGGGGCGGCAGGTCGCCATCAAGGTCGTCCATGCCCAGTACGCGCTGGACGAGGAGTTCCGGGCCCGTTTCCGGCAGGAGGTCGCGGCGGCACGGCGGGTGAGCGGTGCGTTCACCGCGCCCGTGGTGGACGCCGATCCGGGCGCCGAACAGCCGTGGATGGCGACGCTGTACGTGCCCGGCCGCACACTCTCCGACATCGTTGCCAAGGAAGGCCCGTTGACCGGGCGCGCGCTGCGCACGCTGGCGCTGGGCCTGGTGGAGGCGCTGCGGGACATCCACCGGGCGGGTGTGGTGCACCGGGACCTGAAGCCGAGCAACGTCCTGATGGCCGAGGACGGCCCGCGTGTCATCGACTTCGGCATCTCGCGCGCAGCCGACAACGAGGACCTCACGGTCACCGGCCGGCTGATCGGCACCCCGCCCTTCATGTCGCCGGAGCAGTTCGCCGCGCCGCGTGACGTCACCGCCGCCTCGGATGTGTTCTCGCTGGGCTCGGTGCTGGTGTACGCGGCCACCGGGAACCGTCCTTTCGACGGCGGCAGCCCGTACCTGACGGGCTATCAGGTAATGCACGAGCAGCCGCATCTGGACGGCGTCGCGGAGCCGCTGCGCACCATCGCCGAGAGGTGCCTGGCCAAGGATCCGGCCGACCGGCCCCAACTGGCCGAACTGCACGGCGTGTTGCAGCAGCTGCCGATCGGGGCCACGCCCGACCTGCCGGACTTGGGGAGCGGCCCCACGGTGCTGGAATTCGCGCGCTCGCCCTCGGTGCCGGGAACCGCCGAACCCCGCGACGGCACGACCTTCGGGGCCGGTGCAACGGCCGCCGGGGGCGCGCGTCGCCGGCGGCGGGTTCTCCTGGCCCTCGGCACGGCGGTGGCCGTCACCGCGATCGGCCTCACGGCGGCACACGTCGTGTCGGGCGGCACGGCGGCCGACGGCCGGGCAGCGGCCGGCGCCTCGGCGAGCGGGGCCGCCACTCCCGCCGCGGGACTGCCGGCCGGCTGGAGACCCTGGCGGGCGGGCCTGGCCACCGGGAAGAAGGGCGATCCCCTCGACTACGAGGAGTCCGGCTGCGTGCCGGGCGACTCCACCGCCGTGTACTGCGCCGGCACCGGCTTCACCGTGACCAGACTCGACGCCGCGTCCGGTCGCGTCGACTGGCGCCGGGGCACCAGCCCGGAGACCTCGCTGCCCGTCGGCGTCCGGGACGGGCGCGTCTACACCTACCGCAAGCCGGACTCGACCGCGACGTACATCACCCGGCGCCTGGTCGCCCTGGACGCGAAGACCGGCACCGAGCTCTGGGCCCGCCCGGTCAGCGAGGACGAACCGGCCGTCCTGTTCAGCCGGGGCGTCGTCGCGATGGACGAGAACAAGACCGCGTTCGTCGCCTACGACAGTTCGGGCCGGCGCCTGTGGACGGCACCGGCGAAGTCGTCGGCCGGGGACGCCTGCGCGGTGACCGCGCTGAACGGCGCGCCGTACGGCCTGTGCACGCCCGCGGACGATCCCGGCAAGGACGGCGTCGGCCTGCTGCGGCTCGACCCGGCCGACGGCACGGCCCACGAGGTCGCCACGCTGCCCACGGGTGCCCGGCCGATGGGCGTCGTCGACGACCAACTGCTGTTCCTGATCCCCAAGTTGGAGGAGAGCCAGTTCGCCGCCAACGGTACGGACCAGCCGTACAAAGCCTTGGAGCGGGTGGATCCGCGCACCGGAGCCGTCAAGCGCGTCCCGCTGCCGGGCACACCGCGCGGCACGGTCACCCTGCTCGACGGCGTCCTGTACTTCGACCGTCCGGGCGGAACGGTCACCGCCGTACGAGGTACGGACGGCAAGCAGCTGTGGCAGCGGGCGACCGAGATCGAGAACCTGTCGGCGCCCGTCCGGTCGAAGAAGTTCGACACGTTGTACTTCGCCAACCGGTACGGCCGTCTGCTGGCCCTGAACCCCGCCACCGGCGCGGTCCGCTGGCACACGGCCGCGATCAGGGATCCCGGAGAGTCGGCGGAGCAGACCACGCCGTACGTGCTGCAGGTCAAGGACGCGATCGTGGCCGTCGCGGGCGACACGGCCTTCTCCGTACGACCGGACCGGCCGGCCGTGACGGCGAAGTGA
- a CDS encoding XdhC/CoxI family protein: MLDIAEELNRWVEQGRDFAVATVVAIGGSAPRRPGAALAVDADGTAIGSVSGGCVEGAVYDLCRQALEDGETVLERFGYSDEDAFAVGLTCGGIIDILVTPVRAAGLARPAVASALAAAARAEAAAVARIVAGPAELLGRALVVRPDGSREGGFGAHPELDRTVAAEAGAFLDAGRTGTVEIGEQGSRCGAPLTVLVESSVPPPRMIVFGAIDFASALVRIGKFLNYHVTVCDARPVFATRTRFPEADEIVVEWPHTYLERTTVDARTVLCVLTHDAKFDVPLLQLALRLPVAYVGAMGSRRTHLDRNERLREVGVTDLELARLRSPIGLDLGARTPEETALSIASEIVANRRGGSGIALTGAHTPIHHDATSRPAGRIGSVA, from the coding sequence ATGCTGGACATCGCCGAGGAGCTGAACCGGTGGGTCGAGCAGGGACGTGACTTCGCCGTGGCCACCGTGGTGGCCATCGGCGGCAGCGCCCCTCGCCGGCCCGGCGCCGCCCTCGCGGTGGACGCCGACGGCACGGCGATCGGCTCGGTCTCCGGAGGCTGTGTGGAGGGCGCGGTGTACGACCTGTGCCGCCAGGCGCTCGAGGACGGCGAAACCGTCCTGGAGCGCTTCGGGTACAGCGACGAGGACGCCTTCGCCGTCGGCCTGACCTGCGGGGGCATCATCGACATCCTCGTCACGCCGGTACGGGCCGCCGGCCTGGCCCGTCCGGCCGTCGCGTCCGCACTGGCCGCCGCCGCTCGCGCCGAGGCGGCTGCGGTGGCGCGGATCGTGGCCGGCCCGGCCGAACTCCTGGGCCGGGCGCTCGTGGTCCGCCCCGACGGCTCCCGCGAGGGCGGCTTCGGAGCCCACCCGGAACTGGACCGCACGGTGGCGGCGGAGGCGGGCGCCTTCCTGGACGCCGGACGCACCGGCACCGTCGAGATCGGCGAACAGGGCTCACGCTGCGGTGCACCGCTCACGGTCCTGGTGGAATCGTCCGTGCCCCCGCCCCGCATGATCGTGTTCGGCGCGATCGACTTCGCGTCGGCACTGGTGCGCATCGGCAAGTTCCTCAACTACCACGTGACCGTGTGCGACGCCCGTCCCGTCTTCGCGACCAGGACGCGCTTCCCGGAGGCCGACGAGATCGTCGTCGAGTGGCCCCACACGTACCTGGAGCGGACGACCGTGGACGCCCGCACCGTCCTGTGCGTGCTCACCCACGACGCCAAGTTCGACGTGCCGCTGCTGCAGCTGGCCCTGCGCCTGCCCGTCGCCTACGTCGGCGCGATGGGCTCCCGCCGCACCCACCTGGACCGCAACGAACGCCTGCGTGAAGTCGGCGTCACCGACCTGGAGCTGGCACGCCTGCGCTCCCCGATCGGGCTGGACCTCGGCGCTCGTACACCGGAGGAGACGGCCCTGTCGATCGCCTCGGAGATCGTCGCCAACCGCCGCGGCGGCAGCGGGATCGCACTCACCGGTGCGCACACGCCGATCCACCACGACGCGACGTCAAGGCCGGCCGGCCGGATCGGGTCGGTGGCCTGA
- a CDS encoding SRPBCC family protein, with protein sequence MVNFLLERTAPLPLHEAWRRLTEWPRHGDVVPLTRVTVVTPPPTHVGTVVVARSGLGPLAFDDRMEVTVWRPPTETEAGLCRLEKRGRVVRGWAEIEVRPGPGGRSRVVWREELGVRLLPGVFDPLLAGAARSVFGRAANRLLRMP encoded by the coding sequence GTGGTCAACTTCCTCCTCGAACGCACGGCACCGCTTCCCCTCCACGAGGCGTGGCGCCGCCTCACGGAGTGGCCCCGCCATGGGGACGTGGTCCCGCTGACCCGCGTCACGGTGGTCACGCCCCCGCCGACGCACGTGGGCACGGTCGTCGTGGCGCGCTCGGGGCTGGGGCCGCTCGCCTTCGACGACCGTATGGAGGTCACGGTGTGGCGGCCGCCGACAGAGACCGAGGCGGGCCTGTGCCGGCTGGAGAAGCGGGGGCGGGTGGTGCGGGGCTGGGCCGAGATCGAGGTGCGGCCCGGGCCCGGCGGGCGAAGCCGGGTGGTCTGGCGGGAGGAGCTGGGGGTGCGGCTGCTGCCGGGAGTTTTCGACCCGCTCCTCGCCGGCGCGGCGCGGTCCGTGTTCGGGCGGGCGGCGAACCGCCTCCTCAGGATGCCGTGA